Proteins from a single region of Desulfobacter postgatei 2ac9:
- a CDS encoding SEC-C metal-binding domain-containing protein has protein sequence MGWFSQLFSNEQIPPEISPGKNDPCWCGSGTKYKKCHLLKDKLYFKEHPISKKKTPKKNACGPVFG, from the coding sequence ATGGGTTGGTTCAGTCAGCTTTTTAGTAACGAGCAGATACCTCCTGAAATTTCACCGGGGAAAAATGATCCGTGCTGGTGTGGTAGCGGAACGAAATACAAAAAATGTCATCTTTTAAAGGATAAACTTTACTTCAAGGAACACCCTATTTCTAAAAAAAAGACACCTAAAAAAAATGCATGTGGTCCCGTTTTTGGCTGA